A window of the Gasterosteus aculeatus chromosome 21, fGasAcu3.hap1.1, whole genome shotgun sequence genome harbors these coding sequences:
- the LOC144390259 gene encoding protein NLRC3-like isoform X4 has protein sequence MKQEELAERLQSRLPAAVCQRELKSNLKKKFQCVFEGIAKAGNPTLLNEIYTELYITEGGTAEVNEEHEVRQIETASRKPARPETTIRQEDLLKASAGGEEPIRTVMTKGVAGIGKTVLTQKFTLDWAEDKDHQDIQFTFPFTFRELNVLRGKKFSLVGLVHHFFSEIRAAGICRFEEFQIVFIFDGLDECRLPLDFHNNEILTDVTELASVDVLLTNLIRGKLLPSARLWITTRPAAANQIPPECVGMVTEVRGFTDPQKEEYFRKRFRDEEQASRIISHIKTSRSLHIMCHIPVFCWITATVLEEVLKTREGGELPKTLTEMYIHFLVVQSKVKKVKYDGGAETDPHWSPESRKMIESLGKLAFDQLQKGNLIFYESDLTECGIEIREASVYSGVFTQIFREERRLYQDKVFCFVHLSVQEFLAAFHVHLTFFSSGVNLLSEEQTTSLWSKVFGDKPEPKRLYQSAVDKALQSPNGHLDLFLRFLLGLSLETNLTFLRGLLTQTGSRSQTNQETVQYIKKTISENVSPEKSINLFHCLNELNDISLVEEIQQSLRSGPLSTEELSPAQWSALAFILLSSEEDLEVFDLKKYSASEEALLRLLPVVKASNKVLLSGCNLSERSCDALSSVLSSQSSSLRELDLSNNHLQDSGVKLLSAGVKSPHCELETLRLSGCLITDEGCASLASALSSNPSHLRELDLSYNHPGDSGVKLLSAGLEDPHWRLETLRVEPDGVRWLRPGLRKYSCELTIDTNTVNTQLKLSDNNRKVTSVMEDQSYPYHPDRFDYCPQLLCRTGLTGRCYWEVEWRGDVDVSVSYRGIRRKGDSRDCVFGYNDQSWSLICSDRGYSVRHNETRTFITSSSSSSSSSGRVAVYVDCPAGSLSFYRVSSDTLIHLHTFSTTFTEPLYPGFRFWFSPGCSVSLCPLQEGESPPGGEPSSLLTT, from the exons gacttcctgctgcagtttgtcagcgtgaactcaaatccaacctgaagaagaagttccagtgtgtgtttgaggggatcgctaaagcaggaaacccaacccttctgaatgagatctacacagagctctacatcacagagggagggactgcagaggtcaatgaagaacatgaggtcagacagattgaaacagcatccaggaaaccagccagaccagaaacaactatcagacaagaagacctcctcaaagcctcagctggaggagaggaaccaatcagaacagtgatgactaaaggagtggctggcattgggaagacagtcttaacacagaagttcactctggactgggctgaagacaaagaccaccaggacatacagttcacatttccattcaccttcagagagctgaatgtgctgagagggaagaagttcagcttggtgggacttgttcatcacttcttcagtgaaatcagagcagcaggaatctgcaggtttgaagagttccagattgtgttcatctttgacggtctggatgagtgtcgacttcctctggacttccacaacaatgagatcctgactgacgTCACAGAGttggcctcagtggatgtgctcctcacaaacctcatcagggggaagctgcttccctctgctcgcctctggataaccacacgacctgcagcagccaatcagatccctcctgagtgtgttggcatggtgacagaggtcagagggttcaccgacccccagaaggaggagtacttcaggaagaggttcagagatgaggagcaggccagcaggatcatctctcacatcaagacctcacgaagcctccacatcatgtgccacattccagtcttctgctggatcactgctacagttctggaggaggtgttgaagaccagagagggaggagagctgcccaagaccctgactgagatgtacatccacttcctggtggttcagtccaaagtgaagaaggtcaagtacgatggaggagctgagacggatccacactggagtccagagagcaggaagatgatcgagtctctgggaaaactggcctttgatcagctgcagaaaggcaacctgatcttctatgaatccgacctgacagagtgtggcatcgaaaTCAGagaagcctcagtgtactcaggagtgttcactcagatctttagagaagagagaagactataccaggacaaggtcttctgcttcgtccatctgagtgttcaggagtttctggctgcttttcatgtccatctgaccttcttcagctctggtgtcaatctgctgtcagaagaacaaacaacctccctgtggTCTAAAGTCTTTGGAGAcaaacctgaaccaaagcgtctctaccaaagtgctgtggacaaggccttacagagtcctaatggacacctggacttgttcctccgcttcctcctgggtctttccctggagaccaatctgactttcctacgaggtctgctgacacagacaggaagtcgctcacagaccaatcaggagacagtccagtacatcaagaagacgatcagtgagaatgtgtctccagagaaaagcatcaatctgttccactgtctgaatgaactgaatgatatttctctagtggaggagatccaacagtcccttagatcaggacctCTCTCCACAGaggaactgtctcctgctcagtggtcagctctggccttcatcttactgtcatcagaagaagatctggaggtgtttgacctgaagaaatactctgcttcagaggaggctcttctgaggctgctgccagtggtcaaagcctccaacaaagttct actgagtggctgtaacctctcagagagaagctgtgacgctctgtcctcagttctcagctcccagtcctctagtctgagagagctggacctgagtaacaaccacctgcaggattcaggagtgaagctgctgtctgctggagtgaagagtccacactgtgaactggagactctcag gctgtcaggctgtctgatcacagatgaaggctgtgcttctctggcctcagctctgagctccaacccctcccatctgagagagctggacctgagctacaatcatccaggagactcaggagtgaagctgctgtcagctggactggaggatcctcactggagactggagactctcag ggtggagcctgatggagtccgatggttgagaccaggtctgaggaagt attcctgtgaactcacgatcgacacaaacacagtaaacacacaactcaaactgtctgacaacaacaggaaggtgacaagtgtgatggaggatcagtcatatccttatcatccagacagatttgactactgtcctcagctgctgtgtagaactggtctgactggtcgctgttactgggaggtcgagtggagaggagacgttgatgtatcagtgagttacagaggaatcaggaggaaaggagacagtagagactgtgtgtttggatacaatgatcagtcctggagtctgatctgctctGATAGAGGTTACTCTGTCCGTCACAATGAGACAAGAAcattcatcacctcctcctcctcctcctcctcctcctctggtagagtagcagtgtatgtggactgtcctgctggctctctgtccttctacagagtctcctctgacacactgatccacctccacaccttcagcaccacattcactgaacctctttatcctgggttcaggtTCTGGTTCAGTCCTGGTtgctcagtgtctctgtgtcctcttcaggagggagagtctcctcctggtggagaaccttcctctctgctcaccacatag